From a single Micromonospora sp. WMMD1102 genomic region:
- a CDS encoding MFS transporter codes for MTALRQYLGVWRIPGAPMLLVSGIVGRLGIGMTPLALLLVVEQVTGRYSLAAVAGGVYALAGAAVSPIAGRIADRVGPSPVLLVTGVTHPVALVGLLLASRAGSDALAVIFAASAVAGATFPPLTAAIRGAWNDLTDPASGRYALRNTALAAETTLFELVFVLGPLLVAGFVLVADAGAALLGAAVVTLVGTLTVALGRVMRGWRPHPSGSHAKGLGPLRVGGFPALLFCVAGLGIAFGAAGVAVPAYASAHDPVDAESVAGVLLATWGTGSAIGGLWFGTRKPARNAARQFAQLLGLLAATFAVFAVMPNPIALGVALVVGGATIAPALTVENTMVGRISPVSMLNEAYTWVVTVAVAASAAGGAVAGVLADQVGVPWAFVFAGVAVAAAAVVAALPTGSIARAEALAEVRLEQALATEG; via the coding sequence GTGACCGCGCTGCGCCAGTACCTGGGAGTGTGGCGGATCCCTGGTGCACCGATGCTGCTCGTCTCCGGCATAGTCGGCCGGCTCGGCATCGGCATGACCCCGCTGGCGCTGCTGCTCGTCGTCGAGCAGGTCACCGGCCGGTATTCGCTCGCCGCCGTGGCCGGCGGCGTCTACGCGCTCGCCGGCGCCGCGGTCAGCCCGATCGCCGGCCGGATCGCCGACCGGGTCGGGCCGAGCCCGGTGCTGCTGGTCACCGGCGTGACACACCCGGTGGCCCTGGTCGGGCTGCTGCTGGCCAGCCGCGCCGGCTCGGACGCGCTGGCAGTGATCTTCGCCGCCTCGGCGGTGGCCGGCGCGACGTTCCCGCCGCTGACCGCCGCCATCCGGGGCGCCTGGAACGACCTCACCGACCCCGCCTCCGGCCGGTACGCCCTGCGCAACACCGCGCTCGCCGCCGAGACCACGCTCTTCGAGCTGGTCTTCGTGCTCGGCCCGCTGCTGGTCGCCGGGTTCGTGCTGGTCGCCGACGCCGGGGCGGCACTGCTCGGGGCCGCCGTGGTGACCCTGGTCGGCACCCTGACCGTGGCACTCGGCCGGGTGATGCGCGGCTGGCGGCCCCACCCGAGTGGCAGCCACGCCAAGGGACTCGGCCCGCTGCGGGTCGGCGGCTTCCCGGCCCTGCTGTTCTGCGTGGCCGGGCTCGGCATCGCGTTCGGCGCCGCCGGGGTGGCCGTGCCGGCGTACGCCTCCGCACACGACCCGGTCGACGCGGAGAGCGTGGCCGGGGTGCTGCTGGCGACCTGGGGGACCGGCAGCGCGATCGGCGGCCTCTGGTTCGGCACCCGCAAGCCGGCCCGGAACGCCGCACGGCAGTTCGCCCAGCTCCTCGGCCTGCTCGCGGCCACCTTCGCGGTCTTCGCGGTGATGCCGAACCCGATCGCGCTCGGCGTGGCCCTGGTCGTCGGTGGGGCCACCATCGCGCCCGCACTGACCGTGGAGAACACGATGGTCGGCCGGATCTCCCCGGTCAGCATGCTGAACGAGGCGTACACCTGGGTGGTCACCGTCGCGGTGGCGGCCAGCGCGGCCGGCGGCGCGGTGGCCGGAGTACTCGCCGACCAGGTCGGCGTACCGTGGGCCTTCGTCTTCGCCGGCGTGGCGGTGGCAGCCGCCGCGGTGGTCGCGGCGCTACCCACCGGTTCGATCGCCCGTGCCGAAGCCCTCGCCGAGGTACGCCTGGAGCAGGCACTCGCCACCGAAGGGTAA
- a CDS encoding helix-turn-helix transcriptional regulator — protein sequence MADSIGARIRYRRLRRGGMTQTVLAGLAGVSQSYISQVEAGRRVVDRRSTLVGIAAALQVTVADLLDQPGDPTDPAKAGAADAVPAIWAALIEIEEGERRTPSHSIGELTAAIEQSAALRLRANHAAMAPLLPGLLLDAAGYGGTMLAQVAYQTSTCLRHIGYRHLALNAAKVALAAAQETESPAWIGATRFTCTQSLPMEAPELAARVADRALVDLQSTAAAQDVRQVLGQLHLAAAFTSAVAGRQDDARSHLAEADREALVAFIRAERAAPRLFAMNPIARDSVVAMVRRAQRRSISEDLRVLARRFGIEVYA from the coding sequence ATGGCCGACAGCATCGGTGCGCGGATCCGCTACCGGCGTCTGCGGCGGGGCGGCATGACCCAGACGGTCCTGGCCGGGCTGGCCGGTGTCTCGCAGTCCTACATCTCGCAGGTGGAGGCCGGGCGGAGGGTCGTCGACCGGCGATCCACGCTTGTCGGCATCGCGGCCGCGCTCCAGGTGACCGTCGCGGACCTGCTCGACCAGCCGGGTGACCCCACCGACCCGGCCAAGGCGGGTGCTGCCGACGCGGTTCCGGCGATCTGGGCGGCCCTGATCGAGATCGAGGAAGGCGAGCGGCGTACGCCCAGCCACAGCATCGGCGAGCTGACCGCCGCGATCGAACAGAGTGCCGCGCTTCGCCTCCGTGCCAACCACGCCGCCATGGCACCACTGCTCCCCGGGCTGCTCCTGGACGCCGCAGGCTACGGCGGGACGATGCTCGCGCAGGTCGCGTACCAGACCTCGACGTGTCTGCGGCACATCGGCTATCGGCACCTGGCGCTCAATGCGGCGAAGGTTGCCCTGGCGGCGGCGCAGGAGACCGAGTCGCCGGCCTGGATCGGCGCGACCCGTTTCACCTGCACCCAGTCTCTGCCGATGGAGGCGCCCGAACTCGCCGCCCGGGTGGCCGACCGCGCCCTGGTCGATCTCCAGTCGACGGCTGCCGCCCAGGACGTCCGGCAGGTTCTCGGCCAACTCCACCTGGCCGCCGCGTTCACGTCGGCAGTGGCCGGCAGGCAGGACGACGCCCGGTCCCACCTGGCCGAGGCCGACCGGGAGGCGCTGGTCGCGTTCATCCGGGCCGAGCGCGCTGCGCCGCGGCTCTTCGCGATGAACCCGATAGCTCGCGATTCAGTGGTGGCGATGGTCCGGCGAGCACAGCGTCGATCCATCTCGGAGGATCTGCGCGTGTTGGCCCGCCGCTTCGGCATCGAAGTGTACGCATAA